From Malaya genurostris strain Urasoe2022 chromosome 2, Malgen_1.1, whole genome shotgun sequence:
aatgtcgaaataacctctagttcaaaaaaatgttagatggcggaccctgtatatattTGCTATTTGAGTagcttaaatatattaaaattcatGATCATAAGTCCAACAAGTTTTAGAATTCACGGAAATCCATTAACttcattcggaatccattaactttccccggtgaacgaccattataTCGAACTGGTTAGAACAACCAGTAGGATACTAGAAAACCTGCATCAAACAAAAAGTTCACTGGTAAACTTGAAAAACCAAATTGAATTGAGATTTGTCTCAAAAGCTCTCTTCAAATACTGTGATTACACGTTTACAGTCTATAAGGCGGGGCTAACGAGAGTAAGAAAACAGCACGACCGCAGTACTGCACACGATGTGAATTAAATGAATACTGATGCATGTGAACGGAAgaaaaaataacagaaataaaTCCTTGAAAGCGATTTTTGGTCCAAATCATATACAGAACTGTTGAATTGTTCTATGTTAAACAAGTTCAAGTGAATTATCCATGAATGCGCTCTGCTCCGTCTGATGCTGGATATCGATGAAAATAATTGCACACAATGTAGATCGGTGAATAAGACAcaatgaggttatgtcatgttcgtgtaaaacctaatttaGGTGATAGGGACCGTGAACGGTCTCATCCGTTTGTGAacagagaaacaaaacaaagTATGTTTACAAACagaaccgctgaactgtcaaaatgtgttcatccgattgaggttagcagtgacggtaaaaaacctaattcctatgtattttgacagcttcattcaAAACATTAGAAGAGTTTTATGAAATTCACTAAAACGTTGAAATACTTTTCATAGATTCTATTTCAAAAGATTTGTTTTTGCGGAACATTTCAGGATGCAACTGTCcataaaatattttgaagatattttcagAATAAACAAATCCATGcggattttattcatcaatctTGGAACTTAAGGTTCAAACAAAAAAGTTGAACTTTGAATTTATTCTTTATGCAttatagttctgaaaaaaatctttcaaaataaatttcaagagGTGTTTCAAACGCTGGTATCATAAAATTCGCaatattaatttattcattAGTTTCAACTTTCTGGAAACAATAGAAAATGTCATCTAAAATTATTTCTcatatttttgtataaaaataaGTCGATTAATAGCCCTGGCGATCGattaaaatttaatattttcagaccctgtcagcttggagcagaatcaatcttcagttcagcaacgccatcgcacggcatcacattcaatatatcatgtcaattgtatggatgcgcagtgttgctattttggcgcgcacgaatttgacatttctctcccttacttctatgtgcgagattcgatgcggacacgtctgagggcgccatgctcgcaaaaaaggatgttgccaatgatttgttcgggaaatgtgagagtgggatatcttgttaatatgatgtctttgaataTGCACGACTacagaataatcgagtaatttgaTAAATCCGACTTCCCTTGGCCAAAAACACCGTGagtaattagattttttatcgtgacgacacaaatgaacaaccattcatccttgacagttcagcggtactgtttacaaacaagtttaaacaaaaatcgaagaacacatcttaaacaatcatctttacactttgcaactagtcacttttatttaataaatctcaaaaacgaatagtattcaatcgtgaacaaatgttgtaaaacttcatttagaGCGAAATGGTTTGATCAAATTtgtcaacaaacaaacaaaaaaatcactgtttacagacagtactgctgaactgtcaactgtgttcatccgattgaggttagcagtgacggtaaaaaacctaataccgCTCTAAATAGACACCACAACAAACTTCACTTTTTGTTTCGTAATGGAacttcccacattatcgaaatgacggaatgcgtaatgaattcttactcgactgcatgatttttcagtgctcgatcggttcagtcctagaattttcgcctgagttggcagctcgatcaacctgattgacagtgacattataaatgtcattgaatgttcgctcattttatgaatgtgttagtgtgaaatttaagcgacttaagccatttcactacactccagctagaggaatggatgatgctgactaaggtaggccgttttgttaatttccagcgaatttcaatagtttatattgggattctaagaagaactggttatttactagttctgtatatccgaaaaacatgaagttttaaatttgtatattcagttatataatgttttcgtttaaaaatagaaaacgtgcaaaatcaggaaagaagaagaagaagaagacgaattgacaatttagtccgcatcttctcactcaattccgaatgatttccgaatcaaccggttgtaggcgaaccggttcattcggaatcggttgttgcactggagttggaattgattcggaattcattatgatttccacatgaaattccgaatgaaaatttctcgccgattcggaattgattcggaatccattcggatctgataatgtgggttgaCGTACATTCGCCCTTTTCATTTTTGCTACCATTGTTGTGTTTTGAATCCAGCGTATATGCAGGTTTTTAGAAAACTATCAAGTCACACATTAATTTCTTACCATGTTTTATAGGAATGttgttgtatttgtttcgtaatACACTTTATTCTGGAATCTAGCACACACAAGAATTCACAACATTCAAACGATACTTTTCACATAAACTTAACATTCATCGTTGTTCGGATTCGGAAACGCCGaataaacgaaaacaaaacaaaatatacaCTCTTAGGCCAAGTTAATCAAAATCCATTCAAAACTAAACTTTCATTTCAGATTCTTTAAAAATTAACTAAATCAAAGTGAATCAAACGGATTATACCACAAATGAATGGTGCGCGGCAGTTGCAACTAAAGTGACTATAAAAAAGTGCACCACTCTAGTTGCGTCATTGCGTTTTTTGGTACTTTGCGTGGAATCAAATACTCCATATtaccaagatatccagctctcacattttacgAACAAATCATAACCGATATAACTTTtttgcatcgaatctcatattaATACACAAGTAGGTGAAAGAAATGTAAAATTCGTGCaaaaaaaatagcagcactCTGCACCCATACGAATGACATCtcgtgatgccgtgcgatggcataGCTGACTTGAAGACTGACTTATCTCAAGCAGACAGGGTCTGAATAGCAGCCcgtacacgagcattaaaagtgTAATTACTATAAGTAATGTTATTTTTAATGAACGTATAAGGACAATAATGATGAATTCTCCATACAAATTTGAAATGTCATTACTTTAGTAATtaataaaaatgacattaataattctcgtgtaagggccgctaatgaaaAGAATGTCGCGCGACCGAGCTCGGAATGCTCCGAGTTCACTCCGTCATTCATATCTTGTTTCCTTGTTTAAATGAACAGTGCTTGGCATAGTGTATCTGCTTCACTCTTACAATAATGATTGTCGCCAAAATCTAactctattttttttaaatttcattgtgCAACACAAACTTTATAATAAAAACGGCTGGCAGCGCtggctttcaatttttttattactgTCAAACTACTGCAAAACAAAGCGCATCTTTTTATATTATTAGCGCAGCGTCGTCCTAAAAAGGCATATTTTTAAGGATTTAGTTTAATTAAATCAAACTTCATGGACATAGTTCCGGAGACATGCCGATTGTGTTTGTCGGCCAGCTCTCCCACATTTCCTATCTACGAACGTTTGAGTTTAGCGGAAATAGTTGAGCTGCTACAAGACACTCTCGGTATCCAGGTGTGCTTTAGTTCGCGATAGTCCAATGGTTACAATGttgaaaagatttatttttCTAGATTTGTAATTCTGGAGAGTACACTAATGTATGCAACGAATGCGAAATGAAGACCAAACTTTTGTACAACATTTCAAACGACTTCCGAAGCTcagataaaatttttagttccTTCCTGGAGtaagtaatattgatttcataAATAACAGTGTCTAACTTAAATTAAtttcaagacaaaaacgtgcctcgCAGGGAATCCCATTGTTAGAGGAAGCCAAAGAGCCAGTGAACGTCATTATTGAGGAAACAAATTTTGTCGCAGAAAACGTAGCATTAGAGAATGACAACGAAGAACAAAAACCTAATACTACCGATTTGGATCCCGTCTATTGCAGTAGCGGTGAAGAAATGGATGATGATCATGAAGAAGCTGAAACTTCCTTCCAAGATCCTGATTATTCTAGTGAAAATGAACAAATATCCGATTCGAAAATACTTGTATGCTATATTTGCAATGAGTTTTCCGGCAATGAAGGATTTCTGAACACTCATTTAAATGAAAAACACAACGAATTGTCACCCTACTACTGTGATAGATGCCTGATCGGACTGGAAAATCTCTTAGCTATAAATAATCACTATCGAACGCACGAGTTCCCCTACGGTTGTCTTTTCTGTGAAGATCAATTTTCAGAAGAGAACGATTTACGAAACCACCAGGAAACATGTCTTGGCTACAAGTGTCCGCATTGTTCAAGTCTTTTCAAGTTCTCGCATCATCTGAAGGAACACAATTGCAAAGCTAGTAAGTCAGCACGAATGTTTGGAATAAACTCCATGATCGGCAGCCATCGCAATCAGCATCACTTCATTCCACAAGTATGTGGAATGTGTAATGAGGACTTTGGTAAAAATTGTCGCTTAGCTCAGCACTTCGAGCGAGAGCATGGCAGCTTCCAATTACACCTGTATCGGTGCGACATTTGTCCACGAAAGTTCACTGTCCTGTTGGCAGCCAGAATCCATCGGTTAATCCACAAGAAGGATAACGAATTGAAACAACGAAAAATTCCAGCAGTAGAGCGTAATGACTGTACGATTTGCTCGCGAGTATTTAAATTTAACAAAGAGTTGCTGGCCCATATGGAATCGGAACATGCCGATGCGGGCGTAGAATTCCATCAGTGTTTAAAATGCGATAAAAAATTTACCTCCGAAGCGAAATTACTCAAACATGATTACAACACACATCAAGGCAAACAGCCGCAATTCTTTTGCTCTTTCTGTGGTCGTGTTTTCAACAAAAAGCTAGGACTGCGTGATCACGAGAATATTCATCGTGGAATCAAGGAGTATCATTGCCTCGATTGCAACAAGGTATGCTACTAAGTTgagctgtgtttttttttattttaccatCCATTTTTTTTAGGATTTCACTTACAAAAGTACCTACGATCGGCATATGCAGGTCGTCCATAGTGATGCAAAACAGTTCACATGTGAATACTGCCACAAAAGGTAACGaatatttttctatctcttagcgTTTCTGATGAGCACGTCTTTAAAATTATAGTTTCAAGCGAAAGCCAACTTTGAAAGTACA
This genomic window contains:
- the LOC131432367 gene encoding zinc finger protein 883-like; translated protein: MDIVPETCRLCLSASSPTFPIYERLSLAEIVELLQDTLGIQICNSGEYTNVCNECEMKTKLLYNISNDFRSSDKIFSSFLEQKRASQGIPLLEEAKEPVNVIIEETNFVAENVALENDNEEQKPNTTDLDPVYCSSGEEMDDDHEEAETSFQDPDYSSENEQISDSKILVCYICNEFSGNEGFLNTHLNEKHNELSPYYCDRCLIGLENLLAINNHYRTHEFPYGCLFCEDQFSEENDLRNHQETCLGYKCPHCSSLFKFSHHLKEHNCKASKSARMFGINSMIGSHRNQHHFIPQVCGMCNEDFGKNCRLAQHFEREHGSFQLHLYRCDICPRKFTVLLAARIHRLIHKKDNELKQRKIPAVERNDCTICSRVFKFNKELLAHMESEHADAGVEFHQCLKCDKKFTSEAKLLKHDYNTHQGKQPQFFCSFCGRVFNKKLGLRDHENIHRGIKEYHCLDCNKDFTYKSTYDRHMQVVHSDAKQFTCEYCHKSFKRKPTLKVHLRLHTGEKPYQCEYCSRRFVDPSSFHKHKQKEHGWKSGH